The Theropithecus gelada isolate Dixy chromosome X, Tgel_1.0, whole genome shotgun sequence genome includes a window with the following:
- the LOC112615827 gene encoding doublesex- and mab-3-related transcription factor C1 — protein MAAPPKAPIRVRNLTIRAGVLTGKENNMLQPETHIFTASEEGSSQGALLLGQAPESLSLPRTPVTLEQQLVSPSGDPHRPPALPSICSTLILQPCATLDPLLLQPQVPKVSDQALVSAHSEWQRKLEAAEALLTLRNSAQAPPDSISLHQPCNPPAPAGDKGFQPPSPSLRLRPASSISLPIGHLGCISLLS, from the exons ATGGCTGCCCCTCCCAAAGCTCCCATCCGTGTCAGGAATTTGACCATCAGAGCGGGAGTCCTCA CTGGGAAGGAGAACAACATGCTGCAGCCCGAGACCCACATCTTCACAGCCTCCGAGGAG GGGAGCTCCCAAGGGGCTCTGCTGCTTGGCCAGGCCCCAGAATCTTTGTCTCTGCCTCGTACTCCAGTGACCTTGGAGCAGCAACTGGTTTCTCCTTCTGGAGATCCCCACaggccccctgccctgcccagcat ATGCTCAACTCTGATCCTCCAGCCCTGTGCCACCCTTGACCCTCTTCTACTGCAGCCACAG GTCCCCAAAGTCTCTGACCAGGCTTTGGTTTCTGCCCACTCAGAGTGGCAGCGGAAACTGGAGGCCGCTGAGGCTCTGCTGACTCTGAGAAACTCTGCCCAAGCCCCTCCTGACTCCATCTCCCTGCACCAGCCTTGCAACCCACCAG CTCCTGCTGGAGATAAAGGATTCCAGCCTCCCAGCCCCTCTCTCCGCCTCAGGCCAGCCAGCTCCATCTCGCTGCCTATTGGACATCTGGGATGCATCTCCCTCTTGAGCTAG